Proteins encoded within one genomic window of Gigantopelta aegis isolate Gae_Host chromosome 2, Gae_host_genome, whole genome shotgun sequence:
- the LOC121385310 gene encoding fanconi-associated nuclease 1-like, with protein MNLKSASKRKRSSIPAEQKQEKSTPLILSYFKSHEKKTSPRKIADQKTSLLKHASSDDDVEIVLVEKKSKYFESPRSRHGSTDLLDNSVHVTDDTAIAEGRKPKLRKLSLRKRSTQTVECSKSAVQNNDDICIITRTEGVSSQSIEAVDVNDDNAKIMTRSQSCKVSNSSNKPLMKKKLSLGKQKVGKDVLTEVSKDALKLAENACSRQASVTPISKVNNPGKTQNYHKQLDKDSLTKTELDDDVIENVDRSSTKTLCVSRATCAKSQKRQNTSNLSSVRHKKRETDGLNEKLVFHNTPTSSQNSGNISSSDQELKNTPTSIQVLNDTAISNQDVSNTSTSNHVFNNHPTSSQADTKDELIKEEKMETEETKYRIPYYLENFQTILSAVLENEDNELLFDKKDLETISLFSSLSDLSQKLYVRLFSRKLAWLPLSKLKYSEIANDLTDVLQEIIDADLAVSEIELTDLEMTLKSLPLPDLKILSKSYHLNVSSKTQIVDVLLRKSKQSTIGTMFGMKSGAHDPAAIMLARAKKLLGRMFRLQEERRKVFVRVLMLFSVLHSSVEDDSANGGQSQLYQMLLVNMGKVVYPKFKVNRQTQLFLDRESFLRFATAMQFENDLSLCVEKADWAGAFEVFKAAKQEYDDLQKHSDLVRWDSNLPCFLCLCSAGFVLVRVLSQGIEILQRQKDYSGAISLIHQLLDQLVYCCDYRGYWWERLALNLDVHLKKPKQALGVIKKGLSDENVHIGHRLALYQRAEKICNTASLNVQHRLKDFHHAELVEIPTVTIDGRIMPHTVPGIKNQFITAGSHTDEITCCGVEQFVLDYYKCNGYTDGLHAEGSVISSLFCLFFWDILFMDIPDAFHSAFQTRPLDFHSELFYTQRCEAVEDKLSEITDSTEEDLHRMMSDVWTSHDGVLCAGMSWDRFSSLEHVQGLVSCIGGKTLAAILRRFVTNPRHTRSGFPDLTLWNTDRKIVKICEVKGPGDRLSHKQILWIDFLIKIGVDAEVCHVRAVGAKKLKPAASTT; from the exons ATGAATTTAAAGTCTGCTTCAAAAAGGAAACGTTCAAGTATACCAGCGGAACAGAAACAAGAAAAATCAACTCCTTTAATTTTATCTTACTTCAAGTCACACGAAAAGAAAACTTCACCTCGAAAAATAGCTGACCAGAAAACCAGTTTATTGAAACATGCATCAAGTGATGATGACGTAGAAATTGTTTTGGTAGAAAAGAAGTCAAAATATTTTGAATCGCCAAGAAGTAGGCATGGCAGTACAGATTTATTGGATAATTCTGTTCATGTTACTGATGATACAGCCATTGCAGAAGGTCGAAAACCAAAACTGAGAAAACTTAGCCTGAGAAAAAGATCAACTCAAACAGTGGAATGTTCAAAATCTGCAGTTCAAAATAATGATGacatctgtattattacaagaACTGAAGGTGTGAGTAGCCAGTCCATTGAAGCAGTTGATGTAAATGATGACAATGCTAAGATTATGACTAGAAGTCAGTCTTGTAAAGTTTCTAACAGTTCAAATAAaccattaatgaaaaaaaagctGTCTTTGGGAAAACAAAAGGTTGGAAAAGATGTTTTGACGGAAGTAAGCAAGGATGCTTTGAAACTTGCTGAAAATGCATGCAGCAGACAAGCTTCTGTAACACCTATTTCAAAAGTAAATAATCCGGGAAAAAcccagaattaccacaaacagtTGGACAAGGATTCTTTGACGAAGACAGAACTTGATGATGATGTCATAGAAAATGTAGACAGGTCTTCAACTAAGACATTGTGTGTGTCAAGAGCTACTTGTGCAAAGTCACAGAAAAGACAAAACACTTCAAATTTGTCATCGGTAAGACACAAGAAAAGAGAAACTGATGGTTTAAATGAAAAGCTTGTCTTCCACAACACTCCTACCTCAAGCCAAAACTCTGGCAACATCTCTTCTTCAGATCAAGAGTTAAAAAATACCCCAACCTCAATCCAAGTCTTGAATGACACTGCAATATCAAACCAAGATGTTAGCAACACCTCTACCTCAAATCATGTCTTCAATAACCATCCAACCTCAAGCCAAGCAGACACCAAAGATGAGCTtatcaaagaagaaaaaatggaaacggaagaaacaaaatacagaatTCCATATTACTTGGAAAACTTCCAGACAATCCTGTCGGCTGTATTGGAAAATGAAGATAACGAATTACTGTTTGATAAGAAAGATCTGGAGACCATTTCCTTGTTCAGCAGTCTTTCAG ATTTATCTCAAAAGCTATATGTGCGGTTATTCTCAAGAAAACTTGCTTGGTTACCGTTATCAAAACTGAAATATTCAGAAATTGCCAATGACTTAACTGATGTTCTTCAAGAGATCATTGATGCAGATCTGGCAGTATCAG AAATTGAACTGACTGATCTTGAAATGACGTTGAAATCGCTACCTCTTCCTGATCTGAAAATATTGTCCAAGTCGTACCATCTGAATGTGTCATCTAAGACGCAGATCGTGGATGTTCTACTGAGGAAAAGCAAGCAGAGTACGATCGGCACCATGTTTGGGATGAAGTCAGGTGCTCATGATCCGGCAGCCATCATGCTGGCTAG AGCAAAGAAGCTTCTGGGACGAATGTTCCGATTGCAGGAGGAGAGAAGGAAAGTGTTTGTCCGAGTTCTGATGCTGTTTTCCGTTTTACATTCATCTGTAGAAGATGACAGTGCTAATGGAGGGCAGTCACAGCT ataccaaaTGCTTCTGGTCAACATGGGCAAGGTCGTTTATCCCAAGTTTAAGGTCAACAGGCAGACGCAGCTATTTTTGGACAGAGAGAGCTTTTTAAG ATTTGCCACAGCGATGCAGTTTGAGAACGACCTGTCTCTGTGTGTGGAGAAGGCTGACTGGGCGGGGGCGTTTGAAGTGTTCAAGGCGGCAAAACAAGAATATGACGACCTTCAGAAACACAGCGACCTTGTCAG GTGGGATTCGAATCTTCCATGTTTTCTGTGTCTGTGTTCCGCGGGGTTTGTCCTGGTTCGTGTTCTGAGTCAGGGGATAGAGATACTGCAGAGACAGAAAGACTACAGTGGCGCCATCTCACTGATACACCAACTCCTAGACCAGTTGGTGTACTGCTGTGATTACCGTGGTTACTGGTGGGAAAGACTTGCTCTCAATTTAGACGTGCATCTTAAAAAACCTAAACAG GCACTGGGTGTTATTAAAAAAGGTTTATCTGATGAGAATGTGCACATTGGCCACCGACTTGCCTTGTATCAAAGAGCTGAGAAGATCTGTAACACAGCCAGTCTGAACGTTCAGCACCGCTTGAAAGACTTTCATCACGCTGAGCTTGTTGAGATCCCAACG GTGACTATTGATGGACGAATCATGCCGCACACCGTTCCTGGTATTAAAAACCAGTTTATAACGGCTGGCTCGCACACAGACGAAATCACCTGCTGTGGGGTGGAGCAGTTCGTACTGGACTATTACAAGTGTAACGGCTACACAGACG gcctgcATGCCGAGGGTTCTGTTATCAGCAGTCTGTTCTGCCTCTTTTTCTGGGACATTCTCTTCATGGACATTCCGGATGCGTTTCACAGCGCCTTCCAGACTCGGCCGCTCGACTTCCACTCAGAGTTGTTTTACACACAAAGATGTGAGGCTGTTGAAGACAAACTGAGTGAAATTACAGACAGCACTGAGGAG GATCTTCACCGAATGATGTCTGATGTTTGGACCAGCCATGATGGTGTCCTGTGTGCCGGGATGAGCTGGGATCGGTTCAGCAGTCTTGAACATGTACAG GGACTTGTGAGCTGTATCGGGGGTAAAACCCTGGCCGCTATCTTAAGACGTTTTGTGACAAATCCTCGACACACGCGCAGTGGATTCCCAGACCTCACTCTGTGGAATACAGACAGGAAAATAGTCAAG ATTTGTGAAGTTAAAGGTCCGGGGGATCGTTTGTCACACAAACAGATTCTGTGGATTGATTTCCTCATCAAGATTGGAGTGGATGCCGAGGTTTGCCATGTCAGAG CTGTGGGTGCGAAAAAATTAAAACCTGCTGCCAGTACCACCTGA